The DNA region TGGTTTGAAACAGGTGTTGACTTTATTAATTCTGTTTCTATTAGTGGAGGAAATGAAAAAACACAAGCTTATTTTTCTTATGCTAATACCTCTTCTTCAGGTATTTCTCCAAAGAATAGCTATTTAAAAAACAATTTTGCGTTTAAGGCATCTACTAAATTTTTTAAAGATAAAGTTAAAGTAACCTCAAATGTTATTCTTTCTAATGAGAACACGTCTAACCGTAATCGTGCAGGTTATTATAACAACCCTTTAACTGGGTTATATTGGTTTCCAAGAGAAAGAAACTTTGATGACTTTAAAAATAATTATAGCATGCTGGATGCAGGCAGGCAAGTAGAAGTTATGAATTGGTTTGTTTCAGATCATCACCAATCCAATCCATATTGGTTGTTAAATAAAGAAATTCAAGAAGATAGATTTAAAAGAGCTATTGCTAATTTAACTGCAGAATGGCAAATTACTGATCAATTAACATTTCAAACAAGGTTTAATATAGATTATGCTGATAAACAATATGATGAGCGTCGACAAGCTGGAGGAAATACAACCACAGTAGCTAAAAATGGACGTTGGATTTATTCAGATTATACGGATACAAAGACCTACATGGATGGGATTTTAAGTTATACTAATGACTTTGGAGAGGACTTTAGTGTAAATGCTTTATTAGGTGCTACTTATCAAAAAACAAATTATAGAGATGGTGTGTCAGTTAATTCTGGTATGCAAGATAATGGTTTGTTATATGCTAATGAATTTAATTTTAATAATACAGGCCCAACTGTATTAGTAGCTTCAACTTTAGGAAGTAGAGTTGAGAAAAATTCAGTATTTGGAAATATTGAAATTGGGTATAAGGACATGTTGTTTTTAGATTTTGCTGGTAGAAACGATTGGGCATCAACCCTAGCTTTAACTGGGAATGAATCTTATTTTTATAACTCATTTGGTTTATCAAGTATTTTTAGTGAAATGTTTGAAATGCCTGATTGGATTAGCTTTTTAAAAGCTAGAGTCTCTTTAGCCGAATTAGCGAATGAGGTACCTTATGATATTATAAACCCTGGTAATACTATTATCGGAGGAGGTAGTGTAAGTCCGTATCAAGGAAAGCCGTTTTTTGATGCAAAACCAGAGATTATTAGTACTTGGGAAATTGGTTTAGATTGGAGAATGTTCCAAGGCAGGTTAGGTATAGATTTCACATATTATGATATTACGAGTAAAGATCAATTTCTTAGATTTCCTATAGAATCTGCTCTATATACTTTTGAGTATATTAATGCTGGTGAAATCACTAATAAAGGGGTTGAAATAACTTTGAGTGGTAAACCTATTGCAACTGACGATTTAACTTGGTCAACAGGATTAAATTATACTGCAAATAAGAATAAAATTGTTGAGTTATCACCTAATGCCCTTGGAAGTAGTTTAGGTGGTACTGAAGGATTTGCAGCACCTTTATTAGAAGGTGGTTCTTTTGGTGATCTTTGGGGAAGAGAATTCCTAAGAGATGATCAAGGGCGTATTATGTTAGATCCTACTGATGGGAACCCATTACGAAATGAAGAACAAGTATTATTTGGTAATGCTGAACCAGATTTTGCTTTAGGTTGGAACAATACTGTAAATTATAAATCATGGTCTTTAAATATGCAAATTAACGGTAAGTTTGGCGGTGTGGTAGGAAGTC from Aureibaculum sp. 2308TA14-22 includes:
- a CDS encoding SusC/RagA family TonB-linked outer membrane protein produces the protein MIQKFRYLLTLVALLFLQGVIAQTVTGTVSDEAGAPIPGANVIEKGTSNGTTTDFDGKYSIDVSEGATLQFSFVGYSEKEVAVNGQTVINVTLAEGQQLDEVVVTALGIKRAEKTLTYSQQTVGGDDLTKSKDINFVNALSGKAAGVEVRQSSSGPGGSTKIQIRGHKSASGDSSPLFVIDGVPMVNNRGSQPSGWNGVDGGDGLSALNPDDIESMSVLKGANAAILYGSEGANGVVIITTKSGKAGVTTVKVNSSMSVRNIIDSAAPDLQYRYGSDNDSRYSWSNTKGDYDSNFVDDWFETGVDFINSVSISGGNEKTQAYFSYANTSSSGISPKNSYLKNNFAFKASTKFFKDKVKVTSNVILSNENTSNRNRAGYYNNPLTGLYWFPRERNFDDFKNNYSMLDAGRQVEVMNWFVSDHHQSNPYWLLNKEIQEDRFKRAIANLTAEWQITDQLTFQTRFNIDYADKQYDERRQAGGNTTTVAKNGRWIYSDYTDTKTYMDGILSYTNDFGEDFSVNALLGATYQKTNYRDGVSVNSGMQDNGLLYANEFNFNNTGPTVLVASTLGSRVEKNSVFGNIEIGYKDMLFLDFAGRNDWASTLALTGNESYFYNSFGLSSIFSEMFEMPDWISFLKARVSLAELANEVPYDIINPGNTIIGGGSVSPYQGKPFFDAKPEIISTWEIGLDWRMFQGRLGIDFTYYDITSKDQFLRFPIESALYTFEYINAGEITNKGVEITLSGKPIATDDLTWSTGLNYTANKNKIVELSPNALGSSLGGTEGFAAPLLEGGSFGDLWGREFLRDDQGRIMLDPTDGNPLRNEEQVLFGNAEPDFALGWNNTVNYKSWSLNMQINGKFGGVVGSQSEAMLDGFGVSERSAAARDRGFETINAVQNGTAVTQIDPSLYYQEGNGIGGRNGIQEPYVYDRTSVRLGQLSLSYNFNVDKHEWLKNASLSFIGNNLFFFYKDAPFDPELTNSTGRSQPGIENINLPATRTMGLNLSLTF